From Lycium ferocissimum isolate CSIRO_LF1 chromosome 12, AGI_CSIRO_Lferr_CH_V1, whole genome shotgun sequence, one genomic window encodes:
- the LOC132040624 gene encoding BRI1 kinase inhibitor 1-like, giving the protein MRDHKEKKQRNQESDHQKVISNIEASSTPPSSNSSSPSHEFSFTISFQQTKQIPPSTSSSSSFAIDLSPADDIFFHGHLLPLHLLSHLPISSPRSSTNSLDSFTLPTKDHFFEDHKVQKSKNRRALLDEDITYTSKGKQKAKSFSLFGTPKWRKGHEVKDQKENKERSQQYGKKMTFDMMTQVVKRYIRMVRPFLSFRSKRNMQFHRQSYSFSGNLLRGKNKEIRQYSAPASMRTSPTNSGLLVATPTGGAYNNYTNSSSSDSTMEELQAAIQAAIAHCKKSVSMEDKNKLP; this is encoded by the coding sequence ATGAGAGATCACAAAGAAAAGAAgcagagaaatcaagaaagtgATCATCAAAAGGTCATCAGCAACATTGAAGCCTCATCAACACCACCTTCATCTAATTCATCATCTCCTTCACATGAATTCTCATTCACAATCTCATttcaacaaacaaaacaaatcccaccttctacttcttcttcatcatcatttgCCATAGATTTATCACCAGCTGATGATATTTTCTTCCATGGCCACTTACTTCCTCTTCACCTTCTTTCTCATCTCCCCATATCATCCCCTAGATCTTCCACCAATTCCCTTGATAGTTTCACTCTTCCAACAAAAGATCACTTTTTTGAAGACCATAAAGTCCAAAAGTCCAAGAATCGAAGAGCATTATTAGATGAGGATATTACTTATACATCTAAGGGAAAACAAAAGGCCAagtctttttccctttttgggaCACCAAAATGGAGAAAAGGGCATGAAGTTAAAgatcaaaaagaaaacaaagagagatCACAGCAATATGGCAAGAAGATGACATTTGATATGATGACTCAAGTTGTGAAGAGGTACATAAGAATGGTAAGGCCATTTTTATCTTTTAGAAGCAAAAGGAATATGCAATTTCATAGGCAATCATATTCTTTTTCTGGGAATTTATTAAGAGGAAAGAATAAAGAGATTAGGCAATATTCAGCACCAGCTTCAATGAGAACATCTCCTACAAATAGTGGTCTGCTTGTAGCAACACCAACAGGAGGAGCTTATAATAATTATACTAATTCTTCTTCAAGTGATAGCACTATGGAAGAGTTACAAGCTGCTATACAAGCTGCAATTGCTCATTGTAAGAAATCTGTTTCAATGGAAGACAAAAACAAATTGCCATAA